The following coding sequences are from one Papaver somniferum cultivar HN1 unplaced genomic scaffold, ASM357369v1 unplaced-scaffold_55, whole genome shotgun sequence window:
- the LOC113343154 gene encoding 3-hydroxy-3-methylglutaryl-coenzyme A reductase 2-like — protein sequence MINSGTGLLRAYESRRKYSGRFTPDAMTRAPVVRFGTAKRASELKFFMEDLNNFDTLAHVFNKSSRFGRLQKVQCAIAGKNLYMRFSCSTGDAMGMNMVSKGVQNVLDFLQADFPDMDVIGISGNFCSDKKPAAVNWIEGRGKSVVCEAIIKDEVVRNVLKTTVPALVELNMLKNLTGSAIASTPELDAQSIYA from the exons ATGATCAATAGTGGGACGGGGTTATTACGAGCGTATGAATCGAGACGGAAGTATAGTGGACGCTTCACACCGGAC GCTATGACAAGAGCACCTGTTGTTAGGTTTGGAACTGCAAAAAGAGCTTCTGAGCTCAAATTCTTTATGGAAGATCTTAACAATTTCGATACCTTGGCTCACGTTTTTAACAA ATCTAGCAGAtttggaagactccaaaaagttcAGTGTGCTATTGCTGGCAAGAATCTATACATGAGATTCAGCTGCAGCACAGGGGATGCAATGGGGATGAACATGGTTTCTAAAGGTGTTCAGAACGTTTTGGATTTTCTTCAAGCTGATTTTCCCGACATGGATGTTATCGGAATATCTG GGAACTTTTGTTCCGATAAGAAACCAGCTGCTGTAAACTGGATTGAAGGACGTGGTAAGTCGGTTGTCTGCGAGGCAATTATCAAGGATGAAGTAGTGAGGAATGTGTTGAAGACTACAGTTCCAGCTTTGGTAGAGCTTAACATGCTCAAAAACTTGACTGGTTCTGCCATTGCATCTACGCCTGAACTAGACGCACAATCCATCTACGCCTGA